Part of the Mytilus trossulus isolate FHL-02 chromosome 2, PNRI_Mtr1.1.1.hap1, whole genome shotgun sequence genome is shown below.
tacataaaaaatacatgtaggcAAAGTGTATTATCAGAACGGATAGCAAAACCTACTTCGTCTTCCTTTTGTCAATCCTATAATACCAAAGTAATAGAACAGCAATATTGAACtacaaggaaaatttaaaacgaaaagtccccaatcaaatggtaaaatcaaaagattcctaacttggtacaggtattttgttatgtagaaaatgatcgAATGAACCTAGTTTTAAAGGTAGTTTAACATCGAACTTGTATACCATTATATTAACAACAAAACAAAGTAGGAACAGAACAATAAGACATAATTAGTAAGCATGTCTGAAATAGGGGtaaagcagtcaacattgtgtaataatcttaatcaccataaaaaaatatgaattcaaaGAAATTTGTCaacaaagtaaacaaaaatgGCACATACAAATCacattacaaaaaacaaaagaatacaaaatgttTTCCTTAACACAATGATGGTATGTGCAAGTCAAatgaatattacaaaaattagaCAAAACAGTAACagtaataatttacaaagacaaataaaagaatactataaaacaaaagtaaGATGATGAACAACGTCCATACCTAGAAtctacttcaagaccatcttgtattatttgtgatgttgatacagaaaaacattttcattaatgGAAAATAGAGTTTCTTTCAGACCTTTCAATTTGCATTACGTAGAGTGATTTAACAATGCGGGTTCGTATTAATCGtcatataaagtaaaataacaaaaatactgaacaccgaggaaaattcaaaacggaaagtctctaattttaaaaatggcaaaatcaaatgagcATATAAACAGTTTTTTCCTCATATTTTTACTTCGTCATTATTTGGTTGACCATTACGGAATATATGTTCCACACATGAGTACAGATCCGTTCCAATTGCCTTACCCACTATTTCCTCCCTATGTTACCATAAATAGCATTTGCCATGAGGAACACAAGGATGAAACAGTTGGAGCAGAATATGATTTCCCTTGTGCACCTGTAGTATTTTGTGGacatatgtttttctttcttttttgtcatCGTATTAACGATTTTCGTGGACTCTGTGTGTGTGTTGTAAgtcaagtgtttttttttctccaaaaacgaaatatttgtattaaagaTTCCCCAAATTGtagaaaaaattgaaagatgATGTTGCAATTTAGGATATAGAATATCAATCAGTGCAGTGTGTTAAACAATCCAAACTTTTGATATcgatgtaaataaaatatatgactgTAATTGAAGATTTTTGTGTAGAAAGTTTAAGGAATAATAACGACTGGTTGATAGTAACTCATCAAATATTGTGAAGGccttttttaagtataaaaagataattatttaaaaaagctattaatacaaaaaaattgttattttcttacATTCCATTTAATGAGAGACGTGCATTTTCCTTTTTCGTGTGCATAACTAGACGAAGGTCGTATTTTCTAGTACCCTTAATCTTCTTGATTGAATGGAGTAGTTGTAAAGTTGGATTCCAAGACGTGTGTCACATTCGAAGTGCATTTGTTAGGTTATCCACGAAAcaataatttgaagaaaaaaaatcaatattgattGAGGCTTTGTATGATGGAACAACGAAATTCAAATCACAAGTTACCCAAAATAGTTATTTAAAGGTTGCCATCCGACTTTACACAATGGACAAGCACCCACTACCGCATGAAGAGTTGCGAATAAATTTCAACAAAGAATACCACCTTATTATTACGTATttattcaaactaaaaaatGGTGATAcactattttcaaataaatatatctttgACATTAGACCAGCTGCCCTTATGTGGAAGAGGTTGTATGTCAAGTGCTTTGCACATCACTTGATATATATCTACTGCTTTCACAGGCCCatttttaaagttctttttaaaatctgaaaagaGAGTAATAATATATAGGAAACAGTTTAATACTTAATTCTTAACACTACAAATTCGGAAAACAATGCTGTATACAGACGTCGGGCTATATATTTGTcgtcataattttttattaaatatggaTATACTACCTGAACAAACcgttaatgtaattatttttaaaatccacaTTTTAAACTTACATTGTGATGAGTCAAATAGAAAGTTTGTCGTCATCTCTAGATAAAAAATATCCGTGTTTTATGATGATCAGAGGACGCTCTTTTGGTGATATCAATTGACTATGCTATcttgtgcaaaaaaaaataagtgttaaTTTTGATAGTTGACGTTATGTGTACATTAGTTTAGAATGGTCATGAGTGCGAATAATAATTTTTTACGTGCATCTCATGCTGTGTTCCACTAAAAAAGTTCTTCAAATGATatttcctttagaaaattttctattaaaaacaagtcaaataatttcttgtgtaaatattatatacaactgtagaatatatgataaaaaaaacaagtaaaagttaaaaaaaaataatgtaaaacacCGAATTATTCACCTACATAATAACAGTAGTTTCTAGTGCATTTGTTTAAcagtaaatatcaaatatagcTTAATGATACTCGATGCAAGTCTTATGAAACATAAAGTTcggttaaaaaaataagtaattaaataaaaaaaaaacaacattaaaccTACCTGGGCCACAAGCTAAAAATATACCACGCATATCTTTCTCTGTATTATCATATCCGTGATGTCCTTTTGCAGGTCCATCGCTATATTTGTCTATGCTTTGTCCTGAAGGCTACAAAAGtctgtatataaataacatgatctATGtgttctttactttaaaaattgatgGACTTTAAATCATTGTTAAAACTATTGAACATATCAAAATTGCTTGTAAACAATTGAACATATCAAAATTGCTGGTAAACAATTGAACATATCAAAATTGCTGATTTGTATATTAAAGTCATCTCGTTGCGTCGATCTATGTGAATTTATAAGGAACAataaagcataaaaaaaatctaaatattgaaGCCAAGACTTCCATTGTCATCCTGAACAGCTTATTTTTCTCACATACTAGTACTTAGATTGACAAATGATACCAGAGAGggcaatatatataatatcgtTTACTATTATTTGCTTggctttattttatttctttgaaataattattttgaatatactATAAAGTAAGAAACTCACAGTTAAAATGTACCAACCAAGCTCTGCTACAACAATTATGGGTGCTACCAACTGACTATTTTTATAACGCCATCTTTCTGgtaaattttcctttttgtaaACCGTTATTTGCTTGCAGTTCATTTGCCGTAGATTAGAGTACACCTTAAAGAATTGTAATGAGTTGAGGTTCAATTTCAGCATAACagatattaaaaattaatgtcATTATGAAAACGAAAATCGGTTTGGAAGCAAAGcaaaagaatatgaaaaaaacccaaccaaagacaaatgaatcaaaagatagaaaaaaaaaatatcaacactTCATCAGAAGTAAGTTGTGGAGTCTACGTATATACGAAAGCaaccagaaataaaaaaaacaaaaacaaaaaaaaacattaaaaggtCAATTTACAGTCTTAGACAGtagatagatatatatgtaataaaaaacacTAAACTCTAAATCACCGTAATAGAAGTATAACTTATCACAAACTTATATCATACTGCTCtaacaccattttttttcaaaatagcaGACAACGTTTGCATTtgacaaatgacaaccactctAAAATGTTACTTATTTGGTACAGGgtcaaactataaaaaaaaaaaggtagtCAGATTCTGATTGCTCGatcaatgaatataaatattgatgGCTTTGgtcattattttctttcaagaaAAAACATTTGTCTTATAATATGCAAACttatatataagtatttttcaatatttcagatGGCTTTGcatgtgatttgtttttctttaaaggGAATAAATTGTCCTAATTATTAAGGATATTGGTGTCAGTCGCCAACTAGTGACTTCCGAGAATTTGGGTTCCGTTTTATTGGGGGTAAAGTTAAGTTTATGTCTAAGCTttataattagaaaataaatagttACTTTTTCTAATTTTCCTTCTCTTGGCCATATGCTACATACTGCACCTTTATCCCTAACAGCTTCTACATCCGCATAGCCTATATGATCTGATAAATCAATAGTTCTAGACTCAGaaatttctgtcattccatggtcagaaaatataactataTTAACTTTGTCCTCTAAACCTTCCTGTACTAACATATCTAACATTTGTTTGATAGCTTCATCTGTTTGTCTGATAATGTCTTTTAACTCTTTAGAGTTAGGACCATAACTGTGTCCCCCATCATCTACTACATCGACGAATACACCTGAAAAGAGAATTGGTGGTTTCATACGTTTCACGCTGCACGGTCTCTTTTTTAATACTAGTTATAAAATGATTAgttgattgattatttgttgTAAAACATCTGtagtaaaattaatgtttcgTAAAATCTAAGCATCATATAAAAGCTTATAAATCACCCAGTTAACTATTTCAGAGCAAATGACACATGTTTCTGGACAACTCCATAAGAAACTCttcaaacaaaatcattttggAAGCTACAtaccaaaaactgaaataacATATCAGCTAAAAGCTGCAATAGGTAGCTTTGCCTGTAGTAACTGCAATTTAGCTTTAGTGTAATGCAAAATTCATACACAGAAACTTCACAATCGAACCATCTCAAATAATTCGTGCTAGTGATAATTTACTGGCAAAACAATCCGTACCTGCCATGtctattttatcagtttttaatTGGTTGAAAGCTTTCTTTAAATTCTTCATCATATGGGGAATCATTGGCCACTCATCAACGCCCATTTCATCGTAAAATGTTGATGTCGTTCCTTTGTTTGGAATATGTCCGCCAGGCCATTCAAACATATGTGTTCTCTTTTCCTaaagataatatatatactaaagtTAATATATTACGTCTCTTGCATGGTCATGGTCAGTTTGAGCTGTTCAAAACTTGCGGTTTTCATGGAGTTACCGTGAacacatacatacatgcatCTTTAGTTTATCATCTAACTCATCAATTATCCGTATTCAACTTAGCaatttacataatatattatttgGGATAAAATTAAACCTGGTCAAGTTTAAAGAGCCTTTATATCCatgttatgtttttaaaatgtatttctgtGCCCTTTGTCGATTCTCTTATTTTAGTTTTGGTTTAAACATGACCGCTCTAAAGTATTTAGCTTTTATAAATGATCATTAGCATACCTCTGAGTAAAGTAcatgaggttttttttctattgcttGCATATCTCATATAACGTGAAAGCACTtgaacaataaattattttattggttcCCTTGTATACTAGTAACTGAATAAGTATACTCTTGTTGTTTCAATTAGGAAGTTGGTCGTGTAGACTGGACACAATTGAAACCTGTTATTCTGGCATTGAAACTGAAGGCAATACAACAGTGATATTTCATGTTCCTTCATTGAGTTCGTATGCGTTACAATAATTAATGAGACCAAGTTCTCTAGTATCTAGAGCGTAAGCTTTAACACTGTTCTTGCATTTAGACAGCAAGCTAGTCATAAACAAAATCTCAAGATCTTGCAAAATTATATTTACTCACCTGTTTGACTGCAGTAATCCAAAGAGGTTCAGCACCTTCAAACCAGTGGGATTTTTTCGATTCAGCGGTTTCCATCTTAATTTCAAAGCTATTTCCACGTTCTTGATTCCACATAAAATTACCAACAAATCCATGATTTTCAACATGTAGCCCTTTTAAAAAGACAATTTCATGTAAGACAATTAGAAACATATGATGAGTTGTTTCAATTTAGAACAATCATTTTATAGGACAAACATTTACGTGCATCTGTTCTGTATATCGATCACTAAAAAAAGAAAGCtatatgacaaatatttcttgacttatttattaaaattccTACTTCAGCTCCAAAGTATTCACACAAGTAAGAAGGCCTTTACAAAAGggtagaaagaaaaaaacaaatagcaaGAAGCTCTTTTCGGCTAATTCTGTAGGTATATACAGTATAGCTTTTAAGTATATATCAGTATTTGAATCGAATGCATCATAGCAGTATTCAATGTATAACGGATTTAATTCCTTTAAATTTCATTGGCGGAACTATATATTGTTGTAATTGACAGGAAATAACATTCTGTTGATGCATCAAGAATCGCGGTCAAAGCTTCGAATTTTGAGTTATAACGGTGTTCCAAGCACAAATATTGTACTCTAAATACTGAGTAAAGGTTATTAATTGAGGGCCCTGATTTCGTGACgttttaacatttataataaatCGATTCTTATAAACTATGTTATCATCGTTGTTATGCTTTGAAATACACTATTTTTGGAGAAAGCTTGTAAAACAACATTTGCATTGCGGAATGTAgtctttttattagtttttaccTGTCATTATTGAGTAATAATTTGGATATGATAATGAGGGGAAATCAGGAATCATGTAATCTGCTTTTATTCCTTGTTTAAACAGTTGTCTAAATCCTGGAAGCTCTAAACCGGGAATGTCAAAGTAATCCCAACGGAAACCATCAATTAACAGCACCAATAACTTTTTCTTCTCTATTTTGTCTGTCATTTTGAAATGGAaaagctagaaaaaaaaatcattgctgcaataaacgcgcgtctggcgtataaaattataatcctggtacttttgataactatttaaaccactgggtcgatgccactgctggtggacgtttcgtccccgagggtatcaccagcccagtagtcagcacttcggtgttgacatgaatatcaattatatggtaatttttataaattttctgtttacaaaactttgaattattcgaaaaactaaggattttcttaccccaggagtagattaccttagccgtatttggcacaactttttggaattttgggtcctcaatgctcttcaactttgtatttgtttggctttttaactattttgatctgagcgtcactgatgagtcttatgtagacgaaacgcgcgtctggcgtataaaattataatcctggtacttttgataactatttaaaccactgggtcgatgccactgctggtggacgtttcgtccccgagggtatcaccagcccagtagtcagcacttcggtgttgacatgaatatcaattatatggtaatttttataaattttctgtttacaaaactttgaattattcgaaaaactaaggattttcttaccccaggagaagattaccttagccgtatttggcacaactttttggaattttgggtcctcaatgctcttcaactttgtatttgtttggctttttaactatttggatctgagcgtcactgatgagtcttatgtagacgaaacgcgcgtctggcgtataaaattataatcctggtacttttgataactatctatacatttatgtttatgtttttgtttctagTATTCGTATTTCATCTTACGTTTTAGAAATAGCTATTATGTAGAGTACTACATCGTCtttcttttcattctttttatcaaaaatattctaaatttttcATACCATTTACCTTAGCCGTTGaaaagtaaactttttttaAGCAGAGAATCAAATTATCAAAAGGTCCGGGTTATGGTCACTTTATATTGTGAAAAGCTAAAGTTCCAATGAAGTTACAGCACAGATCATTTTACATTATCAGCAGCTTATAGGCTGTGGGTAATTATGCATTAAGTCAATAATGAGTTgctttttgccatttgattagggactttccattttgaattttcctcggagttcagtatatttgttatttacttttttgctaccttattatatattattagttatcttggtgtaatcaggggtgtacagaattttacaccgttgttgaaaattcatacaCCCGGAATTTACTTCTTATGAACAATTCCTTTACTCATTTTGAAACCAgcatgtaaaattgtaaaaatggtaaTAAAAAATTTCCagagtaatattttttctatgtccaTGTTGCTGCacattttcaaatactttttttctttatttttggaaaaaatcagatttttttgtgttcttttgaGCATGttgagtttacaaaaaaaaacaaaaaaaaaacattttttttttttttttttttaatttttttctaaatttaattttttctgtattttggaaaatttcatttaaaaaaattttgggcaatttttttttttttttaaattgtggcAACATTTTATTCATCCCCGCCGTGTGATAtatatggaagtttttaacgaccttgactggcttttcagcccttgcacggtcggctcGGTGCCCGAAGACGATTGGTGagcatttcaatattttgtgcCGTGGGTCAGGAACAAGTAGTGGAGGTCGCAATATggaggccgccatcttggttttggtgagttgtttttcttttgtttactattttgatgtttttcttcactaacggctgctttcagggccagTTTTGTCAGCATGGCAGCCCGCTAGCCTCGTTGATGGAGTACTGGTAGATGATCTCGGACGTAGTATTATAGATGACAGGTAGCATTATCAGGACCAAAGCCGTGAGGCAGTGAAATGTAGGTCGTATCACCCAACAGCCTAGGATACAGCCCTCGGACGTTAATCGGCATAACACTCCCCATGATACAATGGTTTTGGAGTGCATGTTAGCGTGTACGCCAACTACTACGTCTATCTGTACGGCAtggattggtttctgtcatctTAAGTAGTAAGTCGTTGATATCTAACTGTAAACCCTCATCGAAGATAGCGGGTAAAGGAGAGCTGGCCCAGCACGTCCGTTCAGCTGTAATGACTGAGACGTGACTGGCGAATGAGATGAATGATGCCGCCGTGTGAACAAGGGTGGGATGTTATTTACACCGGGGTAGTCAACCAATCAGATTGCAGTATTTTTGCTGCATAAGAAATAATGTAATTTATCTACAATCAGCATGTACTAGAAAAAAGTAGAATAACACATAAACCGAACTTCAAGGAAAACATAAAGTTCCATCAAATAGACCACAATATGTGaacaagacaaacagacataaaaggaaaaaatgtcaaaataggggtataacattcaatattttgttatcatcttcatcactttaaaaaaaaaatgaatattattgtCATCAAAGAACGACATATGAAccagcaaaatcaaaagacaataatacaaaaacatgaCCGGATTCCGACACCACATTGGAGGGATgaataagtaccgagccacgccATAAGTATTTTAACCAAAATGGGCTCATATTcatcacttaaaaaaaatgaatatgtcATCAAAGAACAACAGAATGGCATATTAACAAAGCACATGTATCAGCAAAATTGAAAGACAATAATACACACAAAAAATGACCGGATTACGACAACACATAGGCGGGATgaataagtaccgagccacgccATAAGGATTTTTACCAAAATGGACTAAGCAGTTCAGGCGAAAAATTTACTAActaaagacaaataaaacaaaattaaagcacGTTATGTTAAAGATAATGAACAACGTCAGTAACTAAAATCTATACCTCAAGACCATCAGgtattatttgtaaagttgatacggaatatttatcaacaaggtcttggtatctTTGAATCAGACTTCGGATGCacttatttatttgaaaaggcGTATCCTTGGCATTCAGCACATTTCAAGCGGTCTTAGGGCTCCTTGATAGAATTTAGTATGATATCATATGTCTAACTCTTCATTTGAATAatgctttaaaatatttaggaaataacGTTTCAATTACACACAAACTGTATGGTTCTTTCGTGTACACTAAGCAAAACAACATGTCTCTTGTATCATATTAAAGCTAATAACAACCTGATAATCAAAGACATTTATAGATTTCCGTCAGACTATACATATAAAATCGATGAAGTCTTGACAAGGTAGTTAGTATTCTGAATGCAAAGTTAGTATTCTGAATGCAAAACGATAATTAATCAAGAAAGTTAGTTGACTATACtgatacattgtatttacaaattatgacaaTGTGAAAATCGTACTTACATCGTTTGTTGTGACCTTCTAATCTAGATAATACAATTTGGAATTCCTCTGTCGGCAACGAATTCTGATAAAAACAATTGGTTGTGGACTACTTTGGCTATTTACAGATAATTGTGTGGCCAAAAGTTCTATCTATTCGACGGAGTTATCTGTTACAAAtccttttaaatttgatattgtaAAGAATGCATTCTTCAGTGAAGGGCCAATATAACCCACCAAAATAGAATCAAAATAGATTGTTGACAATTTCAGCctcaatatatacatgtatatctaaatatacatacaagtgtggacacagatttGTGTCGTCTACTAGGCGAAATTTCATAACGACTTGTTTGAATGGATTCTGGCGGATGTCAGTAGACGCATATGCaatatcaaaatctaaaatgttGTTATGTAGTCTGGACACTGTTTTACATTGAAATGGTAATACAGATACTTATTCTTCAGGAAACTTTAACTATGAAGGTTAACTTTCCGTCATGATTGACGAggttcacattattttttttaactaacaATATCAACTATGTTGAAACATTGATTAGTATTAGAACAAAAATAGAACACCCCGGAACCAAACAGAATATGTTTAAGTTATTCTTCTACACTTTTACATTCAGGCTGAAATAGTCTATTATTTCAATTGTCCATAAAACCtgaaatgaatttttattaatttgttacaTCCCAATAGACGCATGTAACATCttttagtatacatttttttttaaactattgtaTGAAACATAGTTTAATTTCTGTACTTTTTACGCCATTATTTTGgtactttttttaatacaaaatgtcTTTTATTTGTATCTCTATATAATGTCATGAGACCACAGCGCTGagaataaatataatgttaaCTATCAGATTAAagaaatgaacaaataaatgaatgaataaattgaaaaaatcataGTATCAACTGTCTTCTTATATTAATTGTAAGGAATCAATTCGACAGAAATTTTATGCAAAATGTTCACTCAAACGATATGTAAACTACCATCAAATTTTCAAACGTTTGACTTTCCTGAAACTCCTAGAATTGAGATATCAAATTTACGAATTTTCGTACCTGTAACATTTACAGAAGATGAAATCACAGATAAAAGGTCTACAACAACGACTTAACTGAAAGCTGCTGtagaaaacattaaaagattCCCACCATATATTGACTTCTTAAATTACACCAGAAACGTATattacggaagccgataagggccattcaaaaaaataaaatcatgtcgtaattacgacatgatatgtcgtaatttcgacataacatgtcgtaattacgacatcgctatgtcgtaatttcgacataacatgtcgttattacgacatcgctatgtcgtattTTCGACATAACacgtcgttataacgacatcgctatgtcgtaatttcgacatatcatgtcgttatataacgacatcgctatatataaaagaatatgtgttatgattgccaagagactaaatgacacagaaattaacaactataggtcatcataatgcccctaataattagaaaagcccccgcattatgctataaaagagggaggaaagataccagtGGAAGAGTCCTCGAAATGCTGTTATTAATTAAtcattagctcccttggtaaaactccaaatttcatatttaatgtatttcattgttaaataatttacatgaagcttaatgagtatatatttgttaattgcatagcttttgctatttgaattcattggttaaagatatttatttatattgtattaaagtttaatatttacttgcagagtgtcAGATATATTCGTATTGGGGTTGAATtaagatatagaaattttacaatgacagatgatatgcatcttgaaagttaaacatcctatgataaaaaaaattatggaaaacggtatacatgtacttccatCTCATCTTTCCTTCCTACATTATTTGCGACAGTACTGCATTTTtagttgaaataacttaaaggGC
Proteins encoded:
- the LOC134705198 gene encoding glycerophosphocholine cholinephosphodiesterase ENPP6-like isoform X1, with product MTDKIEKKKLLVLLIDGFRWDYFDIPGLELPGFRQLFKQGIKADYMIPDFPSLSYPNYYSIMTGLHVENHGFVGNFMWNQERGNSFEIKMETAESKKSHWFEGAEPLWITAVKQEKRTHMFEWPGGHIPNKGTTSTFYDEMGVDEWPMIPHMMKNLKKAFNQLKTDKIDMAGVFVDVVDDGGHSYGPNSKELKDIIRQTDEAIKQMLDMLVQEGLEDKVNIVIFSDHGMTEISESRTIDLSDHIGYADVEAVRDKGAVCSIWPREGKLEKVYSNLRQMNCKQITVYKKENLPERWRYKNSQLVAPIIVVAELGWYILTPSGQSIDKYSDGPAKGHHGYDNTEKDMRGIFLACGPDFKKNFKNGPVKAVDIYQVMCKALDIQPLPHKGSWSNVKDIFI
- the LOC134705198 gene encoding glycerophosphocholine cholinephosphodiesterase ENPP6-like isoform X2, which encodes MWNQERGNSFEIKMETAESKKSHWFEGAEPLWITAVKQEKRTHMFEWPGGHIPNKGTTSTFYDEMGVDEWPMIPHMMKNLKKAFNQLKTDKIDMAGVFVDVVDDGGHSYGPNSKELKDIIRQTDEAIKQMLDMLVQEGLEDKVNIVIFSDHGMTEISESRTIDLSDHIGYADVEAVRDKGAVCSIWPREGKLEKVYSNLRQMNCKQITVYKKENLPERWRYKNSQLVAPIIVVAELGWYILTPSGQSIDKYSDGPAKGHHGYDNTEKDMRGIFLACGPDFKKNFKNGPVKAVDIYQVMCKALDIQPLPHKGSWSNVKDIFI